TGGTGGGTGGAAAAGATCCACCGTCGGTACCGGCACCAAAGCGGGAGGCCCGAACTACGTGCTCACGCTCGGTGAGTGGTCTCCGGTTGAACGGGAGCCCGTCAACAACATCAAGCTCGACGGTGTGTCTGCGCCCGTCGCGACCGTGATCTCGCTCGGTCAGGCGGGCCTCGACTTTCCCGAGTTCGATCGTGTCCGCCGAGCAGCCCGCAGCGACGAGCGCGCGTGGCAGGCGGAATTCGGTGTCTCGAAGGATGCCGCTTCCCTCGACGTTGAACGGAACCTCCTGCGCTACCGGCCGGTGCCGATCACCCTCCGCCTCTCGGAGGGTGCCCCGCTCGGCCACCTCGTGCGGCTCATCGCGGCGGGCACCCGGGCGGGATCACCCATGACGATCAGCAGCGCCCTGCCGTTGCCATCCGCGCTCGTTCAGGCGTTCTCGGCGTTTGTGCCTCCCGCGATCGTCGACGATGTCGTGATCGAATCGGATGCCGCGTGGCTCGCGCACGCGTCACAGCTCTCCGGTCGCGTTCGGCTCGTCGGCGGAGATCCGGCCGCGCTCGCGGCGGCGGTTGGCGGCTCGCCGGACGTGGCGATCTACTCGGGCCCGGTCACGACCGCCGGTCGCATCGAGCTGTTGCCGTTCCTCCGCGAACAGTCGGTCACGATCACCGGTCACCGGTTCGGCAACCCCGACCGGGGCATGCTCTCGCTCGAGGTGTGACCCTAGCCGAGGGCTGACCGCACGTACTCGAGGGCACGGTCGGCGGGGACTCCCAGGGTTGCGGCACGCGCGGCATACTCGGTCGCGGCGACCTGGAGGAGGGCATCCGCGTCACCTGATTTGGCTTTCACCACGGTGCCGTTGCGACCGCGCGTTTCGAGGAAGCCATCTGCCTCGAGTTCGCGGTAGGCGCGGGCAACGGTATTGGGGGCGACCCCGAGGCCACTCGCGAGCTGGCGTACGGCGGGCAGTTTGGTTCCGGCGATGAGTTCGCCGGACGAGACCCGTTCGACGATCTGTGCCTTGAGCTGCTCGAAGGGCGCGTGCTCACCTTTCGGGTCGATGGTGAACTCGATGGGGCTGGAGGTGGGCGGTCTGCGCCAGGATTCGGTCATCAGTCCTGCTGTCGGTGGATGAGGCGCGAGAGCACGATCGCGCTGCGGGTGTGATCGACGTTGGGCGCGTTACGTACGCGCTCGAGCGCGAGTTCGAGTGAGGCGATGTCGCGAGAGCGCATGTGCACGATGGCGTCGGCGGATCCGGTGACGGTCCCTGCGTCCACGACCTCGGGGACGGCCACGAGTATGCGCTTGAGCTCGTCGGGCGCCACGGTGCCCCGGCAGAACAACTCCACGTAGGCTTCGGTCGCCATCCCGTCGACGGCCGGGTCCACCTGGATCGTGAAGGCGCGGATGACGCCGTCGGCGACGAGGCGGTCGACCCTGCGTTTGACGGCGGATGCCGACAACCCCACGACACTGCCGATGTCGGCGTACCCCGCACGCGCGTTCTGGCGGAGCAGGTCGATGATGCCGT
This genomic window from Antiquaquibacter oligotrophicus contains:
- a CDS encoding GntR family transcriptional regulator — protein: MTESWRRPPTSSPIEFTIDPKGEHAPFEQLKAQIVERVSSGELIAGTKLPAVRQLASGLGVAPNTVARAYRELEADGFLETRGRNGTVVKAKSGDADALLQVAATEYAARAATLGVPADRALEYVRSALG
- a CDS encoding Lrp/AsnC family transcriptional regulator; the protein is MDNLDHGIIDLLRQNARAGYADIGSVVGLSASAVKRRVDRLVADGVIRAFTIQVDPAVDGMATEAYVELFCRGTVAPDELKRILVAVPEVVDAGTVTGSADAIVHMRSRDIASLELALERVRNAPNVDHTRSAIVLSRLIHRQQD